In Thunnus thynnus chromosome 4, fThuThy2.1, whole genome shotgun sequence, a genomic segment contains:
- the arhgef3 gene encoding rho guanine nucleotide exchange factor 3 isoform X3, with amino-acid sequence MVVGQSPLCLLVQQFKSGCSVEFSNMGKQVEEPSTKRSKPVSRVTSLASLLPPVKTAPLKRIGQTLQRTISFRNESRTERAAPPPPSSSTMKTRVISATVSNPSSSMTATRVSTATAPAAKRRDSKLWSETFDVRLGATQTLSPKEIKRQEAIFELAQGEQDLVEDLKLAKKAYHDPMLKLSIMTEQELNQIFGTLDSLIPLHEDLLSHLRDARKPDGSTEHVGHILTDWLPCLSSYTPYCSNQVKAKSLLDQKKQDRRVQDFLQRCLQSPFSRKLDLWNFLDIPRSRLVKYPLLLREILKHTPNDHPDRQHLDEAMLMVQSVVADINRRTGESECQYYKDRLLYTEDGMKDGLIDRSRTLSCHGELKNNRGLKLHVFLFQDVLVITRSLSPNDQPVSYQLCRQPIPIRQLDLEDLSDGEMRVGGSIRGAFSNNERTKNFFRVSYRTGGQLQTHCFQASDAFNKQQWINCIRQAKEAAALTGDQPPQTGQCLETRLGGEIGPLSETGLSLSGDSGIETEKSTWAEMKTGLGFEEEVGLSGEKDEDLGKEAGVGLILETVTSREVETGVDDGTGPELDGETGMNGDTRLAISETETGVEIEAGQDVDGETGADLRMKMDGGEGGEGDEETLSRGANDVPASLPSSASPCQKEEEEVMEEERSGAQEEEEVVMDTGEVDSLQGEELTLRC; translated from the exons ATGGTGGTGGGGCAGAGCCCCCTCTGCCTGCTGGTACAGCAGTTTAAGTCTGGATGCTCTGTGGAGTTCAGCAACATGGGGAAGCAGGTGGAG GAGCCCAGCACCAAACGCAGTAAACCTGTATCCAGGGTGACGTCTCTGGCCAGCCTGCTGCCGCCCGTCAAGACCGCACCGCTGAAGAGGATTGGTCAGACGCTGCAG CGCACCATCAGTTTTCGCAACGAGAGTCGGACTGAGAGAGCCGCTcctccccccccttcctcctcaaCAATGAAGACTCGTGTTATCTCGGCGACAGTCTCCAACCCTTCCTCCTCCATGACGGCAACACGGGTTTCCACAGCAACAGCCCCAGCTGCCAAGCGCCGTGACAGCAAACTTTGGAGCGAGACGTTTGACGTCCGACTGGGAGCAACGCAAACTCTGAGCCCAAAAGAGATAAAACGACAAGAG gCTATATTTGAGTTGGCTCAGGGTGAACAAGACTTGGTGGAGGACCTCAAGCTGGCTAAGAAG GCCTACCATGACCCAATGCTgaagctgtcaatcatgactgAGCAGGAGCTGAACCAGATCTTTGGTACTCTGGACTCACTGATACCCCTGCATGAAG aCCTCCTGAGTCACCTCCGTGACGCCAGAAAACCTGACGGGTCCACAGAACATGTGGGACACATCCTGACTGACTGG CTGCCCTGTCTCTCCTCCTACACTCCATACTGCAGTAACCAGGTGAAGGCTAAATCCTTGTTGGACCAGAAGAAGCAGGATCGTCGGGTTCAGGACTTCTTGCAGCGCTGCCTCCAATCGCCCTTTAGCAGGAAGTTGGACTTGTGGAACTTCCTGGACATCCCCCGCAGTCGGCTGGTGAAATACCCACTACTGCTCAGGGAGATCCTGAAGCACACGCCCAATGACCACCCGGATCGGCAGCACCTGGACGAGGCG ATGTTGATGGTTCAGAGTGTGGTGGCGGACATCAACAGGCGGACGGGGGAGTCTGAGTGTCAGTACTACAAGGATCGTCTGTTGTACACGGAGGACGGAATGAAGGACGGACTCATTGATCGGTCCAGGACCCTCAGCTGTCACGGAGAACTGAAGAACAACAGAGGACTC aagCTCCACGTGTTCCTGTTCCAGGATGTCCTGGTCATCACCAGGTCCCTCTCACCAAACGACCAGCCAGTCAGCTACCAGCTCTGCCGCCAGCCAATCCCCATCCGGCAGCTGGACTTGGAGGACCTATCAGACGGAGAGATGAGAGTGGGCGGATCCATCAGAGGAGCCTTCAGCAACAATGAGCGGA CAAAGAACTTCTTTCGGGTTTCGTACCGTACTGGAGGTCAGCTGCAGACCCACTGCTTCCAGGCCAGCGACGCCTTCAACAAACAGCAATGGATCAACTGCATCAGACAAGCCAAGGAAGCCGCAGCACTGACTGGAGATCAGCCGCCACAGACGGGACAGTGTCTGGAGACGAGGCTGGGCGGAGAGATAGGGCCGCTTAGTGAAACGGGTCTGAGTTTGAGCGGAGATTCAGGGATCGAAACTGAAAAAAGTACGTGGGCGGAGATGAAGACAGGGCTTGGTTTTGAAGAAGAGGTAGGTCTGAGCGGAGAAAAAGATGAAGATTTGGGTAAAGAGGCGGGGGTGGGTTTGATTCTAGAGACAGTGACTAGTAGGGAGGTGGAGACAGGTGTTGATGATGGGACGGGGCCGGAGTTAGATGGAGAAACAGGGATGAACGGTGATACGAGGCTGGCGATCAGTGAGACAGAGACGGGTGTGGAAATAGAGGCAGGGCAGGATGTCGACGGTGAGACGGGGGCAGACCTGAGGATGAAGATggatggaggagaaggaggagaaggagatgaaGAGACTCTTAGCAGAGGTGCTAATGATGTTCCCGCCTCCCTTCCTTCTTCTGCTTCTCCCTGtcaaaaggaggaagaagaagtgatGGAGGAAGAGCGGAGCGGCGcacaggaggaagaagaggtcGTCATGGACACCGGCGAGGTTGACTCACTGCAGGGCGAGGAGCTGACCCTCAGATGCTGA
- the arhgef3 gene encoding rho guanine nucleotide exchange factor 3 isoform X2 produces MMGCCLFVYYRKKRKQASRDADSLSLCSLDINEPSTKRSKPVSRVTSLASLLPPVKTAPLKRIGQTLQRTISFRNESRTERAAPPPPSSSTMKTRVISATVSNPSSSMTATRVSTATAPAAKRRDSKLWSETFDVRLGATQTLSPKEIKRQEAIFELAQGEQDLVEDLKLAKKAYHDPMLKLSIMTEQELNQIFGTLDSLIPLHEDLLSHLRDARKPDGSTEHVGHILTDWLPCLSSYTPYCSNQVKAKSLLDQKKQDRRVQDFLQRCLQSPFSRKLDLWNFLDIPRSRLVKYPLLLREILKHTPNDHPDRQHLDEAMLMVQSVVADINRRTGESECQYYKDRLLYTEDGMKDGLIDRSRTLSCHGELKNNRGLKLHVFLFQDVLVITRSLSPNDQPVSYQLCRQPIPIRQLDLEDLSDGEMRVGGSIRGAFSNNERTKNFFRVSYRTGGQLQTHCFQASDAFNKQQWINCIRQAKEAAALTGDQPPQTGQCLETRLGGEIGPLSETGLSLSGDSGIETEKSTWAEMKTGLGFEEEVGLSGEKDEDLGKEAGVGLILETVTSREVETGVDDGTGPELDGETGMNGDTRLAISETETGVEIEAGQDVDGETGADLRMKMDGGEGGEGDEETLSRGANDVPASLPSSASPCQKEEEEVMEEERSGAQEEEEVVMDTGEVDSLQGEELTLRC; encoded by the exons ATGATGGgctgctgtctgtttgtttactaTCGG aagaagaggaagcaagCCAGCAGAGATGCCGACTCCCTCAGTCTCTGCAGTCTGGACATCAAC GAGCCCAGCACCAAACGCAGTAAACCTGTATCCAGGGTGACGTCTCTGGCCAGCCTGCTGCCGCCCGTCAAGACCGCACCGCTGAAGAGGATTGGTCAGACGCTGCAG CGCACCATCAGTTTTCGCAACGAGAGTCGGACTGAGAGAGCCGCTcctccccccccttcctcctcaaCAATGAAGACTCGTGTTATCTCGGCGACAGTCTCCAACCCTTCCTCCTCCATGACGGCAACACGGGTTTCCACAGCAACAGCCCCAGCTGCCAAGCGCCGTGACAGCAAACTTTGGAGCGAGACGTTTGACGTCCGACTGGGAGCAACGCAAACTCTGAGCCCAAAAGAGATAAAACGACAAGAG gCTATATTTGAGTTGGCTCAGGGTGAACAAGACTTGGTGGAGGACCTCAAGCTGGCTAAGAAG GCCTACCATGACCCAATGCTgaagctgtcaatcatgactgAGCAGGAGCTGAACCAGATCTTTGGTACTCTGGACTCACTGATACCCCTGCATGAAG aCCTCCTGAGTCACCTCCGTGACGCCAGAAAACCTGACGGGTCCACAGAACATGTGGGACACATCCTGACTGACTGG CTGCCCTGTCTCTCCTCCTACACTCCATACTGCAGTAACCAGGTGAAGGCTAAATCCTTGTTGGACCAGAAGAAGCAGGATCGTCGGGTTCAGGACTTCTTGCAGCGCTGCCTCCAATCGCCCTTTAGCAGGAAGTTGGACTTGTGGAACTTCCTGGACATCCCCCGCAGTCGGCTGGTGAAATACCCACTACTGCTCAGGGAGATCCTGAAGCACACGCCCAATGACCACCCGGATCGGCAGCACCTGGACGAGGCG ATGTTGATGGTTCAGAGTGTGGTGGCGGACATCAACAGGCGGACGGGGGAGTCTGAGTGTCAGTACTACAAGGATCGTCTGTTGTACACGGAGGACGGAATGAAGGACGGACTCATTGATCGGTCCAGGACCCTCAGCTGTCACGGAGAACTGAAGAACAACAGAGGACTC aagCTCCACGTGTTCCTGTTCCAGGATGTCCTGGTCATCACCAGGTCCCTCTCACCAAACGACCAGCCAGTCAGCTACCAGCTCTGCCGCCAGCCAATCCCCATCCGGCAGCTGGACTTGGAGGACCTATCAGACGGAGAGATGAGAGTGGGCGGATCCATCAGAGGAGCCTTCAGCAACAATGAGCGGA CAAAGAACTTCTTTCGGGTTTCGTACCGTACTGGAGGTCAGCTGCAGACCCACTGCTTCCAGGCCAGCGACGCCTTCAACAAACAGCAATGGATCAACTGCATCAGACAAGCCAAGGAAGCCGCAGCACTGACTGGAGATCAGCCGCCACAGACGGGACAGTGTCTGGAGACGAGGCTGGGCGGAGAGATAGGGCCGCTTAGTGAAACGGGTCTGAGTTTGAGCGGAGATTCAGGGATCGAAACTGAAAAAAGTACGTGGGCGGAGATGAAGACAGGGCTTGGTTTTGAAGAAGAGGTAGGTCTGAGCGGAGAAAAAGATGAAGATTTGGGTAAAGAGGCGGGGGTGGGTTTGATTCTAGAGACAGTGACTAGTAGGGAGGTGGAGACAGGTGTTGATGATGGGACGGGGCCGGAGTTAGATGGAGAAACAGGGATGAACGGTGATACGAGGCTGGCGATCAGTGAGACAGAGACGGGTGTGGAAATAGAGGCAGGGCAGGATGTCGACGGTGAGACGGGGGCAGACCTGAGGATGAAGATggatggaggagaaggaggagaaggagatgaaGAGACTCTTAGCAGAGGTGCTAATGATGTTCCCGCCTCCCTTCCTTCTTCTGCTTCTCCCTGtcaaaaggaggaagaagaagtgatGGAGGAAGAGCGGAGCGGCGcacaggaggaagaagaggtcGTCATGGACACCGGCGAGGTTGACTCACTGCAGGGCGAGGAGCTGACCCTCAGATGCTGA
- the arhgef3 gene encoding rho guanine nucleotide exchange factor 3 isoform X1, which produces MQAGDGCQRRGARWKLQKKTSSFSLLSPDGWSFRGKKRKQASRDADSLSLCSLDINEPSTKRSKPVSRVTSLASLLPPVKTAPLKRIGQTLQRTISFRNESRTERAAPPPPSSSTMKTRVISATVSNPSSSMTATRVSTATAPAAKRRDSKLWSETFDVRLGATQTLSPKEIKRQEAIFELAQGEQDLVEDLKLAKKAYHDPMLKLSIMTEQELNQIFGTLDSLIPLHEDLLSHLRDARKPDGSTEHVGHILTDWLPCLSSYTPYCSNQVKAKSLLDQKKQDRRVQDFLQRCLQSPFSRKLDLWNFLDIPRSRLVKYPLLLREILKHTPNDHPDRQHLDEAMLMVQSVVADINRRTGESECQYYKDRLLYTEDGMKDGLIDRSRTLSCHGELKNNRGLKLHVFLFQDVLVITRSLSPNDQPVSYQLCRQPIPIRQLDLEDLSDGEMRVGGSIRGAFSNNERTKNFFRVSYRTGGQLQTHCFQASDAFNKQQWINCIRQAKEAAALTGDQPPQTGQCLETRLGGEIGPLSETGLSLSGDSGIETEKSTWAEMKTGLGFEEEVGLSGEKDEDLGKEAGVGLILETVTSREVETGVDDGTGPELDGETGMNGDTRLAISETETGVEIEAGQDVDGETGADLRMKMDGGEGGEGDEETLSRGANDVPASLPSSASPCQKEEEEVMEEERSGAQEEEEVVMDTGEVDSLQGEELTLRC; this is translated from the exons GTGGAAGCTGCAAAAGAAgacttcctccttctctcttctctcccctgACGGCTGGTCCTTCAGAGGG aagaagaggaagcaagCCAGCAGAGATGCCGACTCCCTCAGTCTCTGCAGTCTGGACATCAAC GAGCCCAGCACCAAACGCAGTAAACCTGTATCCAGGGTGACGTCTCTGGCCAGCCTGCTGCCGCCCGTCAAGACCGCACCGCTGAAGAGGATTGGTCAGACGCTGCAG CGCACCATCAGTTTTCGCAACGAGAGTCGGACTGAGAGAGCCGCTcctccccccccttcctcctcaaCAATGAAGACTCGTGTTATCTCGGCGACAGTCTCCAACCCTTCCTCCTCCATGACGGCAACACGGGTTTCCACAGCAACAGCCCCAGCTGCCAAGCGCCGTGACAGCAAACTTTGGAGCGAGACGTTTGACGTCCGACTGGGAGCAACGCAAACTCTGAGCCCAAAAGAGATAAAACGACAAGAG gCTATATTTGAGTTGGCTCAGGGTGAACAAGACTTGGTGGAGGACCTCAAGCTGGCTAAGAAG GCCTACCATGACCCAATGCTgaagctgtcaatcatgactgAGCAGGAGCTGAACCAGATCTTTGGTACTCTGGACTCACTGATACCCCTGCATGAAG aCCTCCTGAGTCACCTCCGTGACGCCAGAAAACCTGACGGGTCCACAGAACATGTGGGACACATCCTGACTGACTGG CTGCCCTGTCTCTCCTCCTACACTCCATACTGCAGTAACCAGGTGAAGGCTAAATCCTTGTTGGACCAGAAGAAGCAGGATCGTCGGGTTCAGGACTTCTTGCAGCGCTGCCTCCAATCGCCCTTTAGCAGGAAGTTGGACTTGTGGAACTTCCTGGACATCCCCCGCAGTCGGCTGGTGAAATACCCACTACTGCTCAGGGAGATCCTGAAGCACACGCCCAATGACCACCCGGATCGGCAGCACCTGGACGAGGCG ATGTTGATGGTTCAGAGTGTGGTGGCGGACATCAACAGGCGGACGGGGGAGTCTGAGTGTCAGTACTACAAGGATCGTCTGTTGTACACGGAGGACGGAATGAAGGACGGACTCATTGATCGGTCCAGGACCCTCAGCTGTCACGGAGAACTGAAGAACAACAGAGGACTC aagCTCCACGTGTTCCTGTTCCAGGATGTCCTGGTCATCACCAGGTCCCTCTCACCAAACGACCAGCCAGTCAGCTACCAGCTCTGCCGCCAGCCAATCCCCATCCGGCAGCTGGACTTGGAGGACCTATCAGACGGAGAGATGAGAGTGGGCGGATCCATCAGAGGAGCCTTCAGCAACAATGAGCGGA CAAAGAACTTCTTTCGGGTTTCGTACCGTACTGGAGGTCAGCTGCAGACCCACTGCTTCCAGGCCAGCGACGCCTTCAACAAACAGCAATGGATCAACTGCATCAGACAAGCCAAGGAAGCCGCAGCACTGACTGGAGATCAGCCGCCACAGACGGGACAGTGTCTGGAGACGAGGCTGGGCGGAGAGATAGGGCCGCTTAGTGAAACGGGTCTGAGTTTGAGCGGAGATTCAGGGATCGAAACTGAAAAAAGTACGTGGGCGGAGATGAAGACAGGGCTTGGTTTTGAAGAAGAGGTAGGTCTGAGCGGAGAAAAAGATGAAGATTTGGGTAAAGAGGCGGGGGTGGGTTTGATTCTAGAGACAGTGACTAGTAGGGAGGTGGAGACAGGTGTTGATGATGGGACGGGGCCGGAGTTAGATGGAGAAACAGGGATGAACGGTGATACGAGGCTGGCGATCAGTGAGACAGAGACGGGTGTGGAAATAGAGGCAGGGCAGGATGTCGACGGTGAGACGGGGGCAGACCTGAGGATGAAGATggatggaggagaaggaggagaaggagatgaaGAGACTCTTAGCAGAGGTGCTAATGATGTTCCCGCCTCCCTTCCTTCTTCTGCTTCTCCCTGtcaaaaggaggaagaagaagtgatGGAGGAAGAGCGGAGCGGCGcacaggaggaagaagaggtcGTCATGGACACCGGCGAGGTTGACTCACTGCAGGGCGAGGAGCTGACCCTCAGATGCTGA